A genomic window from Elaeis guineensis isolate ETL-2024a chromosome 3, EG11, whole genome shotgun sequence includes:
- the LOC140856109 gene encoding 14-3-3-like protein 16R produces MAGARENNVCMAKLAEKAKRYEEMVEFMENVAAAAAAAAAAAEGEELTVEERNLLSVAYKKVINDRRDSWRIVSSTEQEESRGNEDYAADIRDYRANIEADLTSRCAGILRLLDASLIPSASTADSKAFYHKMKGDFHRYLAEFKTGSERDDAAESALAAQDIATAELAWTHPIRWICPFASRCFTTRSWTPRTSHALSRNR; encoded by the exons ATGGCGGGAGCGAGGGAGAATAACGTGTGCATGGCGAAGCTCGCCGAGAAGGCGAAGCGGTACGAGGAGATGGTGGAGTTCATGGAGAatgtggcggcggcggcggcggcggcggcggcggcggcggagggggAGGAGCTTACCGTGGAGGAGCGCAACCTCCTCTCGGTGGCCTACAAGAAGGTCATCAACGACCGCCGGGACTCGTGGCGGATTGTGTCGTCGACCGAGCAGGAGGAGAGCCGCGGCAACGAGGACTACGCCGCGGACATCCGCGACTACCGTGCCAACATCGAGGCCGACCTCACTAGCAGATGCGCCGGGATTCTCAGGCTGCTGGACGCAAGCCTCATTCCCTCCGCTTCCACCGCCGACTCCAAGGCATTCTACCACAAGATGAAGGGCGACTTCCACCGCTATCTCGCCGAGTTCAAGACCGGCTCCGAAAGGGATGACGCTGCGGAGAGTGCTCTCGCCGCACAG GATATTGCGACGGCTGAGCTGGCATGGACGCACCCGATCCGTTGGATTTGTCCCTTCGCTTCTCGGTGTTTTACCACGAGATCTTGGACTCCCCGGACCAGCCACGCACTCTCGCGAAACAGGTGA